The nucleotide sequence CCCAACGCGCACTGCCCCTACCTCAGTGGACCTGTGACGGGCTGTGTCGGCGGCCCAGCGACATCTTCGGGCCGCTGGAAGGTGGGACGGCACCCTCGGAGTGGCACTGCGATGGCAACCTGAATCCGGTGAACGTGTGCGGTGACGGCCAGCACATCAACTTCACGGCCTTCACCATTCCGCCGCCACCGTCGGTGAATTGCTCATCCCCCGTTACCATCGATGGGGTTGCCGGTGACGCCTGCGTCGACTCGTGCCGCTACGCTGGCGGCTGCCCCCTTGGCTTTCAGTGCGTGGCGGTCGGCAACGTGAATGGGAACCGCATCGGCCTGTGCATGCCGGGGCTCGGCAGCGGTCAGGTCGGGGCGGCCTGTGCCAAAGACGCGGACTGCTTCTTCGGCTACTGTAATCGGAACAAGGGAACTTGCTCCCGAGACTGCAGCTCGGACGGCCTCTGCCCCACGGGCTTCAACTGCGTGGCCGGGGGCGGACCCACCGTCGAAGGGCTGCCTTTCCGGCGTTGCGAGTAGGCGGCCGCGGGCTGACGCCGGGTACCGTCAGCCCTGTACACGTTTTCAGCCTTTTGCGCGCGAGCTTGCCTGCGGCTCGTTCACGAGTTAGTGAGCCCGTCCCATGTTCTTGAACCTCGGAAAGCCCAACCGAAACCGCAAGCGCTGCACTCGCTACAAGGCCAAGCGCCGCGCGAAGAATCGTCGCCGTCGCGCTCGCGTCAAGGCTGGCAAGTAGCGGCTTCGCTCGCTACTCGGGCTCCTCTTCCAACACGCGTCGCGCGACGTCCAGGCTGAACCCGGCGCGCGCCAATGCGCCCAGGTCTCGGTCGCGCTTGGCTTTGCGTTCAGCCGCTGATCGATGGGGCCCCAGCCGACGTCTGCGAGTGAAGCGCCGCGCCGCCGCCAACTCCGCGTCCTGCACTTGGTCACGGTCTGCCGCGTGGATTGCCTCGCGAATGTCGTCGCTGCTCACCCCTCGAACGGACAGCTTGTGTTCGATGGCGCGGGACGATGCACCTCGCTCGCGAAGTGACCATGCGATCGTGGACGCGTAGCGGCGGTCGTCCAGAACGCCAGATTGGGCGTAGCGCTGAAGAAGCCCTTCGATGTGCTGAGCCGCTAGCTCCAGCAGCTCGGGGCTGGCCTCTCGTTGATGACGACGCAGTTGGCGCGACAGCACTTTGCGTAGGTTGACCACGCTGGTGTCGAATCGGTTCAGATAGGACAGCGCGAGCTTCTCCAGGTTTGCCGCAGAGAGAGCCTGCTCGGGAGAGGGGGGCTTGCGTGTGGCCACGTGTGCTGCTCTGCCAGCGACGCGACGCCCTGTCCAGTCTCGAAGGACGCTCCGCGCCAATCAGGGCGGCCCGTCGAGGGCGGCACGGCACTCGCGCAGATACTCGACGGCGACGTCGCGCACGGGCCTCGTGCTGCCATCCTCGGCAACGCGCGCGTCCCATCCGGTCATCCCCTGCATGGCCACCACTGCGTCGACCAGGGACGCCTCGCGGCTCTCGGAATCGCCGCTGCGCGCCTCGTCGATTCGCCGTTGGAGCTCGGGCAAGAGCGCAGGGACCAGCACCGGGCCGCCCAACCGTCCGGCCAGGCGAAGCCAGCGATCCCGAACCCACCAGCTTTCTCGCTCGAAATCTTGGGCGGCATCGATGAAGCGCTTGGTGAAGTAGCGAAGCTCAGCTTCGTCGAGCGGCGCAGAATCCTCCGGCAAGTCGACTACCAGCGGAGACAGCTGTTCCATGGCGAGCTGAACTCCTAGATAGCGACCCTGATCGGGACTGCTGGGGTAGCCGGTGTACTGTCTTTCGAGAGCTTGGGGCATCGAGTCGATGATTCGCACGTAGTTGTGGAAGTTGCCCGAGCTGAAGAATGAAGAGCGCCCGAACACCATGTTGGGCAAGGCCGGTGGCTCCATTTCGCGTACCGAAGCGGTCAACGCAGGACGCGCAACCTCCAGGGCGCGCAGCACCGCGCGCGCGTCTACCCGACCACGCGACACGCGGACTTCGAATCGAGAAGCAACGTCGTAGGTGTACTTGTCGTAGGCGCCCCCGGTCAGGCGATGTGCGATACCCAGGGCTTCGAACTGACCCGCGTCATCGCTGTCTCGCCACAAGCGAAAGATCGCGAAGTAGCCTCCGTGTCCGTAGCCGAGCTGGAGCTGAACCTCACGCACATCGAAGGTGAGGGGATCGCAGGCGAACTGCACGTCGACTCGTGAACCTTTGACCATGGGCTGATAGCGTTTGACCAACAGCGGCCCGAGGACCGCCTCTTGCCGGCGGTGTTCGGCACAAGTGCTCGGGGAGTGCAGGGTGATCGTCGGAGGTGGCGCGACGCGACCCCGCGGCAGGCAACGGTTGACTTGCGGTGCCCGAGGCGGGGCTGCTTCCGTGGAAATTCCCTGCGGCGCAGGTGCCGCAATCGTGGCGGGTGCCTTGGCCACCGGCTCGCGCGCTTTCGACGGCGCGCAGGCGAGCAAAAGGCAGGTCGACGGTAGCGCCAGCAGTCGCACGATCCTTCGTGGCCTCGGTCCCCGTGGATGTTCCCGAGCTGGCAGCATTTGACCTCGGAGCGTATCCTGAAGCCATGCGGTGCGTGTGGCTGGGATTGGCGGCTTTCGGGCTCGCCGTGGCGGTGGGGTGCGGGGGAAGCTCCGATGCCGACGACGGCGGAGGTGGCTCTTCTGGCAGCGGCGGCAGCTCCGCAAGCGGTGGAAGTGCAGGCAGCAGCGGCGCCGCCGGTACAGCGGGTGCAGCAGGCAGCGGCGGACAGGGCGGACAGGTGACGTTTGGTTCCTGCGCGGACGCGCCACCCGCCGGCGCAGACAAGCCCGCACCGCTTCCGACGTATTCTGGCACTTGTCCGACCCTCGCCGCCGGCGACAACACGATCACGTCGTCGGGCAATCAGCGCGGCTTCCGCCTCGCATTGCCCGCGGACATGAAGCCCGGCGAAAACCTGCCCGTCATCTTCCTGTGGCACTGGCTCGGTGGTGACGCGCAGGATTTCTACGACAAGGGCGACGTCCAAGCGGCCGTGGACAGCCAGCGCTTCATCGCAGTGCTGCCAGAGAAGAAGGGCGACGTGCTGTTCACCTGGCCAATGGAGGTCGTCTCGACCCAGGCGAGGGTGGACGAGGAACTGAAGTTCTTCGACGACATGCTGGCCTGCGTGGGCAGCCAGTACACCGTCAACGAGAACTGTGTCGCCAGTGCGGGCGTGAGCGCGGGGGCGCTTTGGACAGCGCAGTTGGCGATCGAACGCAGCCAGCATCTGTCCTCGTTCATTTCCCTGTCCGGCGGGACCGGTGGTGTGATTCGCCCTTGGAAGGCCCCTGAACACAAGATGCCCGCGCTGGTGCTGTGGGGCGGTCCCACGGACAACTGCGCCGGTCTGCTGCAGTTCACGCAAACGTCGCAGAATCTCGAAGATGGCCTGGCTTCGGGCGGGCACTTCATGATCGAGTGCATCCACAACTGCGGGCACTCGCAACCGCCCTTTGACGGCAGCCTCTCCACCTACTCCGGCCTGTGGCAGTTCGTGCTCGATCACCCCTATTGGCTCAAAGCAGGGCAGTCGCCCTACACCAGCCAAGGCCTGCCCGGAGATCTGCCTACCTGGTGCGGCATCGGCAAGGGAAGCGCCACGCCCCGCACCGGCGTCTGCGACAACCCCTCCCAATGCTGACGCCGTCCTAGCGAGCTAGCACTGCGGCGAAGAAGAAGCCTTGGGAGCGGTGCTCGGGGACTTCCACGCGGCGTCGAAACGCGTCGGCCAACAGATGGTACTTCGCGCCCCCGAGGCTGCGGGTCACCGCGGTCCAGGGCATGAGTTCGATTTCGCCACCAGGGTACTGCGCGACGACGCGTAGGTGCTCCATCTCGAGATCGACGGTCGCCGTGATCCCCGTCTTGGTGCGAATGCCACCCACTTCCAAGGCTCCGTTTTCCACCGCCAACATCAGTAGGCGCCCATCGCGAGCGACCAAGGCACTGTCCCAGATGCGATGCGGTCCTTCATCCACCCAGTCGTACATGGCGCAGACTTCGTCGCCGACTTTGGTGGGCGGCTTCATCTGTGCCGGGAGCTGGAGAGTCACTAGCTGCGCTTCCTTCGCTTCCGCGCCCACCGTTCCATGCACGTCGCCGGCGATGAAGTCGGCCTTGCATTCGAAGGGACGTGGCTCGATGCGCAGGTCGTAGACCTTGCAGCCGCCGCTGTCCCGGGCAGGCGACACCGTGGTCACTGCGCCACGAATGCCCCGCCAATCCACTCGTGGCATGCCCGGAATCAAGCGGGGCTGGCAACGCGGCGCGGCCGCGTCTCCCGTTGCGTCAGCCTTCGCAGGCCGCGAGTCGTCACAGCGACACCCCGCGAGCGCACAAAGCGCCAGGCCAGCCGCAAAGGCGGAACGGAACCGGCTCAACCGCCGCGCTTGAGTTCCGTGAGCACCAGCTTGCTCACGGCCTTCAAGGTATCGAACACACCCATTCCCGAGCGCGCGTTGGCTTCGTAGTCGGGCACCGTCATCGGGTTGAGCAACTCTCGCAGCTCCTCCACGGGCACCACGTTCGGGAGATCGCGCTTGTTGTACTGGATGACGAAAGGGATCTTCTCCAGAGAGTAGCCCTGCTCCGCGAGGTTGGTGCGCAGGTTGTCCATGCTCTCCTGGTTCGCCTCCAGGCGCTCTATCTGCGAATCAGCGACGAAGATGATGCCGTCCACGCCTTTGAGGATGAGCTTGCGGCTGGCGTCGTAAAAGACCTGCCCCGGTACCGTGTACAGGTGGAAGCGCGTCTTGAAGCCGCGGATCTCACCCAGACTCAGCGGGAGGAAGTCGAAGAACAACGTGCGTTCCGTCTCCGTCGCCAGGCTGATCATCTTGCCTTTGGCGTCCGGATTGGTCCGCTCATAGATGTACTGAAGATTCGTCGTTTTCCCGCACAGGCCAGGCCCGTAGTAGACGATCTTACAGTTGATCTCCCGAGCCATGTAGTTGATGAAGCTCATCGCTCGGGAACCTCAGTCGTTGAACAGGTTGTCGATGTCCTCGTCGGTGATCTCGGCGAAGGGAGAGTCCGAGCCGGGCTCTTGCACCTTCGACAGCAGCGCCTCGAATATCCGGTTCAGTTCGTCGGTGGCTTTGCGCACACGTAGACGAACCAAGCCCAAGCTGGACTTGGCGTCGAAGATGACGACCAGAATCACTCGGTTGCCCACGAGCTGGATGTGGATGTTCGCATTCTGGCCCTCGTGGAATTGGGCCGCGAACTCCTGCTCGCGAAGCAATTTGGCGATTCCTCCCGTTGCGGCGATGTTGCCCGCCGTAAGGGACGCCAGCGACGTCGTGTCCAAGTTGTCGATGTCACCGCTTGCGGCGATGAGCTGACCATTCTTGTCGACGATGAATACGACCTTGGCGTTCGCCTCCTTCACCAGGCGGTCTACGACCGCTTGGATCTGGTTGAACTCCTCTTCGTACATCACCATCTGCGGGTTGACCATTCGTACCTCCGCGGTGTTCGACGTTCGGCAACCTGCCACCGAGTGATCGTCAAACACGAGCCCAACTAGCTAGGACAACCCTTCTATATGACCCCACCCGGCCCAGCAAGCGCGCGTTTCGCCTGCGGCACACAAACTCGGATCCGTGGGGAAACGGCCGCCGCACGGCGCGTTTTTCAGCGGCGGCGACTACCTGAACCTACACGCAGGGGTCAGGATTCTCGCCGATGCGTGACCCAACCGACCGCGATCAAGACGGTCAAACCTGCGCCCATGGCGGTCAGTAGGGCCCCGACACCACCGCCGTCCACGGCTGTGGCGGCCCAGAGCCCGGTCCCGCCCGCCATCACCAGAATCAGCCAGTTGTCGAGCCCGCGTGCGGCCTGCGTCGTCCCCTGCATAGCGCCCCTACTACGAGCGACGAGAACGCACCTTCCCCCGGCCTGCCACGTTGGCCATGCCTACCCGATCGGTTCGGTGATGAGCCTGCCTTGCGTGCCCTATCACCCCTTAGTAATCCGAGGTGGTGAAGTCCCTCGTCACCCTCGCCGTCCTGCTCCTGCTCTTCGCGCTGGCGCCTCATGGCGGAGCGGTGGACGCCCTGTTTCATCCGGATCTGACGCGGGCGCAGGCGACCCTGGACTCCGCGCGCGGGGCGGACGCGTACTCTGCTCTGCGTCGCGTGTGGGCGACTTGGGATCGCGCCGACCCCGCTCACGTGGAGGCGGTGCTCCGTGCGGCGGCCGCCAATCCCCGCCTCGACCCGCCGGCCCGCGCCTATGCGCAGCTTCTGAGCGCGTACGCGCGCCTGCGACGCGGTGACCTGGGGAAGGCGCGAGAGCAGGTCCGCTCCCTGGGATTCGTCACCCGATGGATGCTGGTCGGGCCCTTCGACAACGAGGGCAAGGCGGGCCTCGCGGCAGAAGCCGGTCCCGAGTCCGAGCTCGGCACGCCCATCGTGTTGGGGCGCGCCTACTCGGGCAAGGAGCGCCCGGTGCGTTGGCGCGCGGTGCCGGATGCCTTCCCTTTCGGCTTCGTGGACCTGGGCGCGCTGCTCCGCCCAGAGCGAAAGGTGTGCGGAATCTTGCGAACTACGGTGGCCCCTGCAGCGGGCTCGCCTGCGCGCAGGGTGAGCTTGTGGCTCGGTAGCGGCGGCGCGTTTCGCGTCTACTTCAACGGCGCCAAGGTGCTGGAGGACGAAAGCTACCGCCACCACGATGCCGACCGCTTGGCGGTCACGGTGAATCTGCTGCCAGGCGCCAATGACCTCAC is from Polyangiaceae bacterium and encodes:
- a CDS encoding ADP-ribosylation factor-like protein, with amino-acid sequence MSFINYMAREINCKIVYYGPGLCGKTTNLQYIYERTNPDAKGKMISLATETERTLFFDFLPLSLGEIRGFKTRFHLYTVPGQVFYDASRKLILKGVDGIIFVADSQIERLEANQESMDNLRTNLAEQGYSLEKIPFVIQYNKRDLPNVVPVEELRELLNPMTVPDYEANARSGMGVFDTLKAVSKLVLTELKRGG
- a CDS encoding RecX family transcriptional regulator, whose amino-acid sequence is MATRKPPSPEQALSAANLEKLALSYLNRFDTSVVNLRKVLSRQLRRHQREASPELLELAAQHIEGLLQRYAQSGVLDDRRYASTIAWSLRERGASSRAIEHKLSVRGVSSDDIREAIHAADRDQVQDAELAAARRFTRRRRLGPHRSAAERKAKRDRDLGALARAGFSLDVARRVLEEEPE
- a CDS encoding roadblock/LC7 domain-containing protein yields the protein MVNPQMVMYEEEFNQIQAVVDRLVKEANAKVVFIVDKNGQLIAASGDIDNLDTTSLASLTAGNIAATGGIAKLLREQEFAAQFHEGQNANIHIQLVGNRVILVVIFDAKSSLGLVRLRVRKATDELNRIFEALLSKVQEPGSDSPFAEITDEDIDNLFND